The Antennarius striatus isolate MH-2024 chromosome 20, ASM4005453v1, whole genome shotgun sequence genome includes a region encoding these proteins:
- the scrib gene encoding protein scribble homolog isoform X9, translating to MLKCIPLWRCNRHVESVDKRHCSLQTVPDEIFRYSRSLEELLLDANQLKELPKPFFRLLNLRKLGLSDNEIQRLPPEVANFMQLVELDISRNDIPEIPESIKFCRALEIADFSGNPLSRLPDGFTQLRALAHLALNDVSLQTLPNDIGNLANLVTLELRENLLKSLPTSLSFLVKLEQLDLGSNELETLPDTLGALPNLRELWLDRNQLSSLPPELGNLRRLVCLDVSENRLEELPSELNGLLALTDLLLTQNVLEVVPDSIGGLKQLSILKVDQNRLTHLTDSIGECENLTELVLTENLLQSLPRSLGKLKKLTNLNVDRNRLGSVPKELGGCASLNVLSLRDNRLGKLPAELADATELHVLDVAGNRLQNLPFALTNLNLKAMWLAENQSQPMLKFQTEDDERTGEKVLTCYLLPQQPSPSLENLLQNSVDDSWTDSNLNRVSVIQFQEETKAEEEDDEAAADRRGLQRRATPHPSELKVMKKVIEERRNEAFTSRPDGEEESIDPQEKRLSDLSNQSHDSQVSNSTLSATSHEERRNVTVASHREDLVDGHYPHEEEELDEMEVEYIEPTVHFAEEPIIRGGEEDEEEDGEDGERSDEEDERPAFPMEKQRLIRKDTPHYKKHFKITKLPKPEAVAALLQGFSPGGLNSTTQAAEDERDEEEDESLSTPLHHHRIEELVDGQQVNSSQVKGVSFDQVNNLLIEPARIEEEEHTLTIQRQTGGLGISIAGGKGSTPYKGDDEGIFISRVSEDGPAARAGVKVGDKLLEVNGVDLHEAEHHTAVEALRSSGETVSMSVLRERMVEPENAITTTPLRPEDDYFPRERRSSGLAFNLETTPSGPQQRLSTCLIRNDRGLGFSIAGGKGSTPYRTGDTGIYISRIADGGAAHRDSTLRVGDRVISINGVDMTEARHDQAVALLTGTSPTIALLVERDPKAPGGSPGQSRARAHSPPPPEPSDSPDQEEEGLNLHGNHLSQMEDEYPIEEVTLVKSGGPLGLSIVGGSDHASHPFGINEPGVFISKVIPHGLACQSGLRVGDRILEVNSIDLRHATHQEAVRSLLANKQEIRMLVRRDPSPPGMQEIVIQKQPGEKLGISIRGGAKGHAGNPFDATDEGIFISKVSSSGAAARDGRLQVGMRILEVNNHSLLGMTHTEAVRVLRAIGDSLGMLVCDGFDPRKVAAVEASPGIIANPFATGIVRKNSLESISSIDRDLSPEEIDIMQKESEMVRETSQWEREDMEKVERMRLEREEATRLLEEETENMRTGPLKLDYKTLAALPTTSLQKINRFPLPVSLAAPMEAPLPAHYGSPLEPLGFSLNHHTEPESAPGLNTGHLQSDQADYLQGPQLLAADSAGSSTTINSSTCEAEEEECLVDSQPISFKENPFLVANRKGKGRPPGQQILSGPPVGYGKEGQLQPWLFSKAPSSDYTRTDSPIREAPYSPTIQPPSHHSSNSSLCTGRETRFANIHYTSTPTAKEDTPSSTRPGAIQPVGRVWQSTSPATPDGNSPNPFQHGPSPFNSQTSDLYGVRNNFHLNQPSPEPQLINEVFDDDIDGQTGPGKSLAGKVSSRQDYMSLAAVPRLSRLSMELQSPSPGGKDSPEQRSFRDRQKYFEIDVKQQTPDKPKPRVSLVGEDDLKKMREEEERKFEQRAREYLLDEDDEDDDEEDLAKQMAHMKASGKVLLDGVEYRVEPVSPPSQHSMSQSFNVTPPSYYGSSGPSSVDGKGDSQRNSLEDSFRTGQRPDSMTGLISAYPSESAAPIRTAKAERRHQERLRMQSPELAVAPDKDLSPAEKRALEAEKRAMWRAARPYGLEEDVRQYEQDLAKRLYQARVRASQGPPEAPQPPSSSSAASQLRMKSLEQDALKAQMVIAKSRDGKKRGTLDQLTESPSPAPTPSPTPMEELSPRGLTSPGRLTPDAANNTQFINDDSGNPGDYLG from the exons CCGTTCTTCAGACTACTCAACCTCCGAAAGCTCGGCTTGAGCGACAATGAGATCCAGAGACTCCCTCCTGAGGTGGCCAACTTCATGCAGCTGGTGGAACTGGACATCTCCAGAAACG ACATTCCTGAGATCCCCGAGAGCATTAAGTTTTGCAGGGCTTTGGAGATCGCAGACTTCAGTGGAAACCCCCTGTCCAG ATTGCCAGATGGCTTCACTCAGCTCAGAGCGCTGGCTCACTTGGCGCTCAACGACGTGTCTTTGCAGACGTTGCCCAACGACATTGGAAA cCTTGCCAACCTTGTGACGTTGGAGCTCAGGGAAAACCTGCTGAAGTCTTTGCCCAC GTCACTCTCTTTCCTGGTGAAACTGGAACAGCTGGACCTGGGCAGCAATGAACTGGAAACTTTA CCAGACACCCTGGGTGCCCTCCCCAACCTGAGGGAGCTCTGGCTGGACCGTAACCAGCTGTCCTCATTACCACCA gagctGGGAAATCTCCGGAGGCTGGTGTGTCTGGACGTGTCAGAGAATCGTCTGGAGGAGCTTCCCTCGGAGCTCAATGGCCTCctggctctcactgacctgctgctcACACAGAATGTGTTGGAGGTTGTCCCAGACAGCATAG GAGGCCTGAAACAGCTGTCCATCTTGAAAGTGGACCAGAACAGACTGACCCACCTGACTGACTCCATAGGAGAGTGTGAGAACCTTACAGAGCTCGTCTTGACGGAAAACCTTTTACAG TCACTTCCTCGCTCGCTGGGCAAGCTGAAGAAGCTGACTAATCTGAATGTAGACCGCAACCGTTTGGGAAGTGTTCCCAAAGAGCTGGGGGGTTGTGCCAGCCTCAACGTTCTCTCACTGAGAGACAACCGCCTGGGGAAACTTCCTGCAGAGCTCGCAGATGCCACTGAGCTACATGTGCTGGATGTGGCTGGAAACCG ATTACAAAACCTGCCTTTTGCCCTGACTAACCTCAACCTGAAGGCCATGTGGCTCGCAGAAAACCAGTCACAGCCAATGCTCAAGTTCCAGACGGAGGATGACGAGCGCACTGGAGAGAAGGTGTTGACCTGCTATTTATTACCCCAGcagccttctccaagtctag AGAACTTGTTGCAGAACAGTGTGGATGACAGCTGGACGGACAGCAACCTGAACAGAGTGTCAGTCATTCAGTTCCAGGAGGAGAccaaagcagaggaggaggatgacgagGCTGCTGCCGACCGTAGA GGCCTTCAGCGCAGAGCCACACCACACCCCAGTGagctgaaggtgatgaagaaggTGATTGAAGAGAGGAGAAATGAAGCTTTCACATCGCGACCTGATGGAGAAGAAGAGTCCATTGACCCACAG GAGAAGCGGCTCAGTGACCTTTCCAATCAGAGTCATGACTCTCAAGTGTCCAATAGCACGCTCTCAGCCACCTCCCATGAGGAACGACGCAACGTGACCGTGGCCTCACACAGAGAGGACTTAGTAGATGGTCACTACCCTCATGAAGAGGAAGAGCTGGATGAGATGGAGGTGGAGTACATTGAG CCCACTGTGCACTTTGCAGAGGAGCCCATCATCCGCGGTGGAgaagaggacgaagaggaggacggCGAAGATGGCGAGAGGAGTGACGAAGAAGACGAAAGGCCTGCCTTTCCCATGGAAAAGCAGCGTCTGATCAGAAAAGACACGCCACACTACAAGAAGCACTTCAAAATCACCAAGCTGCCGAAGCCCGAGGCTGTGGCCGCGCTGCTACAGGGCTTCAGCCCTGGCGGCCTCAACTCTACGACGCAGGCTGCAGAGGACGAGCGggacgaggaggaagacgagagtCTATCCACCCCTCTACACCATCACAGGATAGAGGAGCTGGTGGACGGCCAGCAGGTCAACTCCAGTCAAGTAAAG GGGGTGTCATTTGATCAAGTCAATAATCTGCTGATTGAACCTGCTCGaattgaggaggaagag CACACCTTGACTATTCAGAGACAAACAGGCGGCCTGGGCATCAGCATCGCCGGAGGGAAGGGGTCCACACCTTACAAGGGAGACGATGAG ggAATTTTCATCTCCAGAGTGTCTGAGGACGGTCCTGCAGCCAGAGCCGGGGTAAAAGTGGGAGACAAGCTCTTGGAG GTGAACGGCGTGGACCTCCACGAGGCGGAACATCACACCGCCGTCGAAGCGCTCCGTAGCTCCGGCGAAACAGTTTCCATGTCGGTGCTGCGAGAGCGCATGGTGGAACCGGAGAACGCCATCACCACCACGCCACTGAGGCCCGAGGACGATTACTTCCCGCGGGAGAGACGGAGCAGCGGCCTGGCTTTCAACCTGGAGACGACTCCCAGCGGGCCTCAGCAGCGGCTCTCCACCTGCCTGATCCGAAACGACCGGGGGCTGGGATTCAGTATCGCAGGGGGCAAAGGCTCCACGCCCTACCGCACGggagacaca GGAATATACATCTCTCGTATCGCAGACGGAGGAGCGGCGCACCGCGACAGCACGCTGCGAGTCGGAGACAGGGTGATCTCT ATCAATGGTGTAGACATGACAGAGGCCAGGCATGACCAGGCAGTAGCGCTCCTTACTGGCACCTCCCCCACCATTGCCCTCTTGGTGGAACGAGACCCAAAAGCACCAGGGGGCTCTCCAGGTCAGTCCAGGGCCAGAGCCCACTCCCCTCCGCCCCCTGAACCATCAGATTCACcagaccaggaggaggaaggcctcAACCTTCATGGGAACCACCTGAGCCAGATGGAAGACGAGTATCCCATCGAG gaagtgaccctGGTGAAGTCAGGCGGTCCCCTCGGCCTGAGCATCGTAGGAGGCAGCGATCACGCCAGTCACCCGTTTGGCATCAATGAGCCCGGAGTGTTCATCTCCAAG GTGATCCCTCATGGTCTTGCGTGTCAAAGTGGTCTGCGTGTCGGCGACCGCATTTTGGAAGTGAACTCAATCGACCTACGTCACGCCACGCACCAGGAAGCTGTGCGATCCCTGCTGGCCAACAAGCAGGAGATCCGCATGTTGGTACGGAGAGATCCCTCACCACCGGGGATGCAG GAAATCGTGATCCAGAAACAACCCGGGGAGAAGCTCGGCATCAGTATCCGGGGAGGGGCCAAAGGTCATGCAGGAAACCCTTTTGATGCCACAGATGAAGGCATCTTCATCTCCAAG GTTAGTTCGAGCGGCGCAGCAGCGAGAGATGGCCGGCTGCAGGTCGGCATGCGGATCCTGGAGGTGAACAACCACAGCCTGCTGGGGATGACGCACACGGAGGCAGTGAGGGTTCTCCGTGCCATTGGAGACTCCCTGGGAATGCTGGTGTGTGATGGATTCGACCCACGAAAAGTGGCTGCTGTCGAG GCATCTCCTGGCATCATTGCCAACCCGTTTGCAACAGGCATCGTCCGCAAGAACAGTTTGGAAAGCATCTCATCAATAGACCGAGACCTGAGCCCAGAGGAGATAGACATCATGCAGAAG GAGTCTGAGATGGTGAGAGAGACATCACAGTGGGAGCGAGAAGACATGGAAAAAGTG GAGCGTATGCGCTTGGAGCGAGAGGAGGCAACTCGCCTGCTAGAAGAGGAGACCGAG AACATGCGCACTGGACCTTTAAAACTTGACTACAAAACCCTGGCAGCACTTCCCACCACCAGTCTGCAGAAAATCAACAGG TTCCCACTTCCTGTAAGTCTAGCTGCACCCATGGAGGCCCCCCTGCCGGCCCATTATGGCTCCCCTTTAGAGCCACTGGGCTTCAGTTTAAACCACCACACGGAACCCGAGTCCGCTCCCGGTCTGAACACGGGGCACCTCCAATCTGACCAGGCAGATTACCTTCAGGGACCCCAGCTCCTCGCTGCTGACAGTGCTGGTTCATCAACAACCATCAATTCATCAACatgtgaagctgaagaagaggaATGCTTGGTGGACTCTCAGCCTATCAGCTTTAAAGAAAACCCTTTCTTAGTGGCCAATCGTAAAGGCAAGGGCCGTCCTCCCGGACAGCAGATCCTGTCGGGACCTCCTGTGGGCTACGGGAAGGAGGGACAGCTCCAGCCCTGGTTGTTTAGCAAG GCGCCTTCGTCCGATTACACCAGGACCGACAGCCCTATCAGGGAAGCCCCGTACTCTCCCACCATCCAACCG CCCAGCCACCACTCTTCCAACAGCTCCTTGTGTACAGGCAGGGAGACCCGCTTT gcAAACATTCATTACACTTCCACTCCCACTGCCAAGGAGGACACGCCATCATCA ACGCGGCCCGGTGCCATCCAGCCGGTTGGGCGCGTGTGGCAGAGTACCTCCCCCGCCACCCCGGACGGCAACAGTCCCAACCCTTTCCAGCATGGTCCCTCCCCCTTCAACTCCCAGACCTCT GACCTGTACGGCGTGAGGAACAATTTCCATCTGAATCAGCCGTCTCCAGAG CCTCAGTTGATCAACGAGGTGTTTGATGATGACATAGATGGTCAAACGGGACCTGGTAAGAGTCTGGCTGGCAAGGTCTCCTCCCGTCAGGACTATATGAGCCTGGCGGCGGTGCCACGGCTCTCCAGGCTCTCCATGGAGCTGCAG AGTCCTTCTCCTGGAGGTAAGGACAGCCCGGAGCAGCGTTCCTTCAGGGACCGGCAGAAGTACTTTGAGATCGACGTGAAGCAGCAGACGCCGGACAAACCCAAACCTCGAGTGTCTCTCGTGGGAGAAGACGACctgaagaaaatgagagaggaagaag AGAGGAAGTTCGAACAGCGGGCGCGAGAGTACCTGCTGGACGAAGACGATGAGGATGATGACGAGGAAGACCTGGCGAAGCAGATGGCGCACATGAAAGCCTCCGGGAAGGTGCTGCTGGACGGAGTGGAGTACCGAGTGGAGCCCGTGTCCCCCCCATCCCAGCACTCCATGAGCCAAAGCTTCAACGTCACGCCACCCAGCTACTACGGCAGCTCGGG gccgTCCTCGGTCGATGGCAAAGGAGACTCTCAGAGAAATTCCCTGGAGGACAGCTTCAGGACGGGGCAGAGGCCCGACTCCATGACTGG ATTGATCTCCGCGTACCCGAGCGAATCGGCCGCTCCCATTCGCACCGCCAAGGCAGAGCGCAGACATCAGGAGAGGCTTCGCATGCAGAGCCCCGAGCTGGCCGTGGCCCCCGACAAGGACCTGTCCCCCGCTGAGAAGCGAGCTCTGGAGGCCGAGAAGAGAGCCATGTGGAGGGCAGCGCG GCCGTATGGTCTAGAGGAGGATGTAAGGCAGTATGAGCAGGACCTGGCTAAGAGGCTCTACCAGGCCCGAGTGAGGGCGTCTCAGGGCCCGCCCGAGGCCCCCCagcccccatcctcctcctctgcagcctCCCAGCTCAG AATGAAGTCTCTGGAGCAGGACGCCCTGAAAGCTCAGATGGTCATCGCCAAGTCGCGGGACGGGAAGAAGCGTGGGACGTTGGACCAGCTGACGGAGTCGCCCTCGCCCGCCCCCACTCCCTCCCCGACGCCAATGGAAG AGCTCAGTCCACGGGGGCTCACCTCTCCAGGCAGGCTG ACCCCTGACGCAGCGAACAACACGCAATTCATCAACGACGACTCCGGCAACCCAG GTGACTACCTGGGATAA